From a single Poecilia reticulata strain Guanapo linkage group LG2, Guppy_female_1.0+MT, whole genome shotgun sequence genomic region:
- the tbr1b gene encoding T-box brain protein 1b: protein MQVENCISLTSEISKKFMNVGSGFASSNGSEELSLQDHPIISASDNLERSSPLKKNSREMTNQSEADNFPDSKDASGDVQRGKLSPDLHGVSDIRHNFDGSAGERCIFSPSAQPPSVSAAPTAMFPYPSQHGPAHPAFSIGSPSRYMAHHPVITNGAYNSLLTNTSPQGYPTAGYPYAQQYGHTYQGGAFYQFSSAQAGLVPGKAQVYLCNRALWLKFHRHQTEMIITKQGRRMFPFLSFNISGLDPTAHYNIFVDVILADPNHWRFQGGKWVPCGKADTNVIGNRVYMHPDSPNTGAHWMRQEISFGKLKLTNNKGASNNTGQMVVLQSLHKYQPRLHVVEVNEDGTEDTSQPGRVQTFTFTETQFIAVTAYQNTDITQLKIDHNPFAKGFRDNYDTVYTGCDIDRLTPSPGDSPRSQIVPGARYAMPSSFLQDQFVSTYAKSRFHPGVGTGPGTERSVPLGNSLLSPQQSEEPTVATPPQRWFVTPANNRLDFAASAYDAADFAGNAATLLSYAAAGVKALPLPTAGCSNRPLGYYADPSGWGGRTPPQYCGVNSKSSSVFSCWPTNSLGGRAGTNYLSEEGDSIATERSPIGGSEETKPKDITSESSWIETPSSIKSIDSSDSGIFEQAKRRRISPSATPVSETVSPLKSELLAPRECEKNCTKDIGYYSFYPHS, encoded by the exons ATGCAAGTGGAGAATTGCATCTCGCTGACGAGTGAAATCTCAAAGAAATTTATGAATGTGGGCAGTGGCTTTGCGAGCTCCAATGGATCAGAGGAGCTCTCGTTGCAGGACCATCCTATTATATCTGCAAGTGACAACCTGGAGAGAAGTTCACCTCTGAAAAAAAACTCCAGGGAGATGACGAATCAGTCAGAGGCAGACAATTTCCCCGACTCCAAGGACGCGTCGGGGGACGTCCAGAGGGGCAAACTCTCTCCTGATCTCCACGGAGTCTCTGACATCCGTCATAATTTCGATGGATCTGCAGGAGAAAGGTGCATCTTTTCTCCGTCCGCCCAGCCGCCGTCAGTCTCCGCCGCTCCCACTGCCATGTTTCCGTACCCGAGCCAGCATGGACCGGCGCACCCCGCTTTCTCCATCGGGAGTCCCAGCCGCTATATGGCCCATCATCCGGTCATAACTAACGGAGCGTACAACAGCCTTTTAACCAACACGTCTCCGCAAGGCTACCCGACGGCGGGTTACCCTTACGCGCAACAGTATGGACACACGTACCAAGGGGGAGCTTTTTACCAGTTCTCTTCGGCGCAGGCGGGACTGGTACCGGGGAAGGCGCAGGTGTATCTGTGCAACAGGGCCCTGTGGCTCAAGTTTCACAGGCACCAGACAGAGATGATCATAACAAAACAGGGACG acgAATGTTTCCCTTTTTAAGCTTCAACATTTCTGGCCTCGACCCAACCGCTCACTACAATATATTTGTGGACGTAATACTCGCTGATCCGAATCACTGGCGATTCCAGGGAGGAAAGTGGGTGCCGTGTGGGAAAGCTGACACAAACGTTATAG GGAACAGAGTTTACATGCACCCGGATTCACCAAACACCGGCGCGCACTGGATGCGTCAGGAAATCTCGTTTGGAAAACTAAAGCTCACCAACAACAAAGGTGCCTCCAACAACACAGGCCAG ATGGTGGTCCTCCAGTCGCTCCACAAGTACCAGCCCAGGCTCCATGTGGTGGAAGTGAACGAAGACGGGACAGAGGACACCAGCCAGCCGGGAAGAGTCCAGACGTTCACCTTCACGGAGACGCAGTTCATCGCCGTCACCGCTTACCAGAACACTGAC ATTACGCAACTGAAAATCGACCACAATCCGTTTGCCAAAGGATTTCGGGACAATTATGACAC TGTATACACAGGCTGCGACATTGACCGCCTAACTCCATCACCGGGTGACTCTCCGCGCTCACAGATCGTGCCGGGTGCGAGATACGCCATGCCCAGCTCCTTCCTGCAGGACCAATTTGTCAGCACTTATGCCAAATCTCGCTTTCACCCTGGCGTGGGGACTGGTCCTGGCACGGAGCGCAGCGTCCCACTCGGCAACAGCTTGCTGTCCCCGCAGCAAAGCGAGGAGCCCACTGTTGCCACCCCCCCGCAGCGTTGGTTTGTCACCCCTGCCAACAACCGACTGGACTTTGCCGCCTCGGCATACGACGCCGCCGATTTCGCCGGTAACGCGGCCACCTTGCTGTCCTACGCAGCGGCCGGAGTAAAGGCTCTCCCCCTGCCGACAGCGGGCTGCTCCAATCGGCCTCTTGGCTATTACGCAGACCCGTCTGGCTGGGGAGGACGCACGCCACCACAGTACTGCGGCGTAAACAGTAAATCCAGCTCGGTCTTTTCCTGCTGGCCGACCAACTCCCTTGGAGGCAGGGCGGGCACCAACTACCTGTCGGAGGAGGGAGACTCCATCGCGACCGAGAGGTCACCGATCGGTGGCTCGGAAGAGACCAAACCCAAAGACATCACATCAGAGTCCAGCTGGATAGAGACGCCGTCGTCGATAAAGTCGATTGATTCCAGCGATTCTGGGATCTTTGAACAGGCCAAAAGAAGACGGATCTCCCCCTCCGCCACCCCGGTCTCAGAGACAGTGTCCCCGTTAAAATCCGAGCTGCTGGCACCGAGAGAGTGCGAGAAGAACTGTACAAAGGACATTGGTTACTACAGTTTTTATCCTCACAGTTag
- the tank gene encoding TRAF family member-associated NF-kappa-B activator, with product MDRNIGDQLNKAFEAYRQVSIEKDNAQKELQKMKEHYERYTQELIKQIEDQQRLISDLETELSATRQPSGEMKCEPRNHLLKPAASSRKTQYRGNVATVAGASNLTVNSSSDYQDMLAAFEAIQGKFRQIQTLTTKQKHHLKRFHGSYDNSNDQRFSMPIQCTDGTVEAEKPFPTPLRLTADVPRLPAPLASRGTSREDRDLVDSLAKLSVKFPPPTDSEYDFLNSAPERNIGLPVARKPPLGSPTLPEEEPVELPLPFVYPTSPSHSPSSSPSHESVRGPEQPLWTPELCDAVDMGANQEPLSSCPVECAFCPDLVPQNLMTSHLYLHFLPKKEAEN from the exons ATGGACAGGAATATTGGAGACCAGCTAAACAAAGCTTTTGAAGCTTATCGCCAGGTCTCCATCGAAAAGGACAATGCTCAAAAGGAGTTGCAAAAAATG AAGGAACATTATGAGCGGTACACTCAAGAACTTATAAAGCAGATAGAAGACCAGCAGCGTTTGATTTCTGATCTTGAAACTGAGTTGTCAGCAACAAGGCAACCCTCAG GAGAGATGAAATGTGAGCCTCGCAACCATCTTCTCAAACCAGCTGCCTCTAGTAGGAAGACACAGTACCGG gggAATGTGGCCACTGTTGCTGGTGCTTCAAATTTGACAGTCAACAGCAGCTCCGACTA TCAGGACATGTTGGCGGCATTTGAAGCAATTCAGGGCAAATTCCGACAGATCCAGACACTGACTACAAAGCAGAAACACCATCTGAAAAGGTTCCACGGAAGTTACGACAACTCAAACG ACCAGCGCTTCTCCATGCCGATCCAGTGCACGGACGGAACCGTAGAAGCAGAGAAGCCCTTTCCTACGCCTCTGAGGCTAACTGCGGACGTCCCCCGCCTGCCTGCACCCTTGGCGTCTCGTGGCACCAGTCGGGAGGACAGAGACTTGGTAGACTCTCTCGCCAAACTCAGTGTCAAATTCCCGCCCCCCACGGACAGTGAATACGACTTCCTGAACAGTGCCCCGGAGAGGAACATCGGCCTGCCGGTGGCTCGAAAGCCGCCCCTCGGCTCCCCCACTCTGCCAGAGGAGGAGCCCGTGGAACTGCCCTTGCCTTTTGTCTATCCCACGTCCCCCTCCCACTCGCCATCCTCCTCACCCTCCCATGAGAGCGTGCGGGGACCCGAGCAG CCCCTGTGGACCCCCGAGCTGTGTGACGCCGTTGACATGGGAGCCAACCAGGAGCCTCTGAGCAGCTGTCCCGTTGAATGCGCATTCTGTCCCGATTTAGTTCCCCAGAACCTCATGACAAGCCATCTCTACTTGCACTTCTTGCCAAAGAAGGAAGCAGAGAATTGA